The sequence below is a genomic window from Flavobacterium sediminilitoris.
GCTTTTGTTATTGCTTTTCAAACCAAATTATTTTAACTATTAACTGATTTCATTTAAAAGGTCTTGGTAAGAATATTTTTTATCTAGAACAATATCATTTACTACTTTTACTCTAAGTGCTTTTAACCCAGAAACGCCTTGCAATTCTTCTATTTCAAATTGTTCAATTGAAGGTTCAAGTATGTTTTTATATTGAAGAAACTTGATATATTTTAGATATTCAACTTCTTCGTGACTATGAGAGTAAACAATTGTTATTTTTTCTTTTGAAGTTATTCTTTCTTGTGTTCCTAAGATATGTGCTTTATCAATTCTCTTTTTTACTATCTCATATCTTGCATTATAAGATCCGTCAACATCAAAACGTTTTTCGTCCATTCTAAATCTAATGGATAAAGGTGAACTAAACACCAATATTAACGAAGTTACTTCTAATACGAAAGGCAATGTTTCTTTAATTTTATGGTGTTCTAATTCCATCTCGCAAAGTGTCTGCAATTGCCATAATCTTAAATTATTTAAATAAATTTTATCAAATGGCACAGATGGTGCTATTGTAGCTCCAATATACAAGTTATGCTCTACTCCATCGGTTTTAAAACGTTCGTAATAATGAGGATATATTTTTTGTGCTTCTGCTTGTTTTTCATCTAAAATAGAAGCCATTTTTTTATTGATAACCGACAATGTATAATCAAAATCTTTTCTAGATTTATAAAACATTCCTGTTTTTGGATCTAAACTTTCAAAGTAATCTTTTATTTTTACTTCTACCGTAGAAATTGCTTTTGCCGATTCTGCAATAGGATGAATTTCTGTTTCTATATAACGTTGAATCTGTTGTTCGGTATCTGCTTTTAAAGGTGAATTTAGTTCTTCTAAAAAACCCATTAATTCAAACATTTTTTGATCTAAAATAATTAAGTCATTAGATTCTTTTATTGTACTAACGATGTCTATTAATGCTTCAATCTGACTTTTTAGATCTGATTTTACTGTTTGATTTCTCTTCTCCGAAGAACCTTTTATATCTATTTGACCATATAAAGGATATATTTCTTTAAAGGTTATTTCTTTAAAAATATAGTCTTTAGTATTTGATGCAGAACTAATGTAGTTTTGCGCTTCTTTTTTAAATTTCCAATAGACACTTGGGTGTATTGTTGTATATTCTTTTTGAATAATGGCTTGTTCTAAATTTTCAATTTCATTATAAGAACGTTCAACTGTATCTACAATGTAAGGCAAAATTAAGTCTATTTTATTAGCATTAATTGAATTTAATGCTCTTGAAATAGATGATACAACTTCAATTATACCTAATAATTTATTGTCTTTTATTATTGGTACTAAAATGCAACTTTTAATATTTTGTTTAAGTAGTCTTTTTGCTAACGCTATTGATTGAAATTTTTCTACATCTGATACAACTATCTTTTCTTTTTTATCTAATAAAGATTCTAATGTAAAATTACACAAAACGCTTTCACAATTTACATCTTCAATATCATGTAACAAATAACTTACTAGCTTGTCTTCATTAAAAAATGATTTTTCAAAATTTGCAGTATAATCATTATACTTTGCGAAACCTATTTTAACATCTTTGGTTTTAAAAATAGATTTAAAAATATCTTCAAAATCATGTTCAAAGTTATGTTTTTCAACTTCCGATTTTAACAAATTAGTTTTAAGATTTGAAACAGCGCTTTCTACTGTTACATCTACAAGAGTTACAATTCCAAATCCTTTTAAAATCCAAGAATTAGGCGGGAATTTTTCTTTCCATAATGCTAAATCATCATAATTATCAATAAGTTCATAAATTTCTTCTTGACTTAGCGGTATCATTTTATCTGTTGGAATAACTTCAATAAAATCGGCATTATATAAAATTCTATAATGGTTCATAATTCCATTTTCATCTGGAATATCATAAAAAAGAGGTTGTCTATTATCTATATTTTGATTGTAATAAATATTTAAAATAATATGACAATTCATAATGTAGAATTGATGCTCATCAAAATCTCTTA
It includes:
- a CDS encoding GAF domain-containing protein translates to MELEYLYPSPFKTLISFHLLIEQLEEIAKSDIEYRANYAKSLLKQVEDKPELINGIQDVSFIKENETTIRNLLADLFPTVLTHNEIKAVTLPFINFTFNYTERFKKILNSSGTTFDFEIRDFDEHQFYIMNCHIILNIYYNQNIDNRQPLFYDIPDENGIMNHYRILYNADFIEVIPTDKMIPLSQEEIYELIDNYDDLALWKEKFPPNSWILKGFGIVTLVDVTVESAVSNLKTNLLKSEVEKHNFEHDFEDIFKSIFKTKDVKIGFAKYNDYTANFEKSFFNEDKLVSYLLHDIEDVNCESVLCNFTLESLLDKKEKIVVSDVEKFQSIALAKRLLKQNIKSCILVPIIKDNKLLGIIEVVSSISRALNSINANKIDLILPYIVDTVERSYNEIENLEQAIIQKEYTTIHPSVYWKFKKEAQNYISSASNTKDYIFKEITFKEIYPLYGQIDIKGSSEKRNQTVKSDLKSQIEALIDIVSTIKESNDLIILDQKMFELMGFLEELNSPLKADTEQQIQRYIETEIHPIAESAKAISTVEVKIKDYFESLDPKTGMFYKSRKDFDYTLSVINKKMASILDEKQAEAQKIYPHYYERFKTDGVEHNLYIGATIAPSVPFDKIYLNNLRLWQLQTLCEMELEHHKIKETLPFVLEVTSLILVFSSPLSIRFRMDEKRFDVDGSYNARYEIVKKRIDKAHILGTQERITSKEKITIVYSHSHEEVEYLKYIKFLQYKNILEPSIEQFEIEELQGVSGLKALRVKVVNDIVLDKKYSYQDLLNEIS